Proteins encoded by one window of Culicoides brevitarsis isolate CSIRO-B50_1 chromosome 2, AGI_CSIRO_Cbre_v1, whole genome shotgun sequence:
- the LOC134832180 gene encoding uncharacterized protein LOC134832180 — MVEGAKVEINVQSVEAVTKSSLIVVSNRLPFVLKRDPVTNDLKRNASAGGLVTAVAPVVISSKGLWVGWPGMHFKEGEIEIPESDPSDRSPTAGLLSEQTVPVEVEPNLFNSYYNGCCNEIFWPLFHSMPGRSNFTQQHWKSYVTVNKLFAKRTIDALEICHKKNTHPGTPIIWIHDYHLMLAANYIREKADEKNLECQIAFFLHIPFPPWDIFRLCPWGEEILQGMLACDMVGFHIRDYCLNFVDCCQRNLGCRVDRKNLLVEHGGRSVRVRPLPIGIPYDRFVELARSARKVLHTEQKIILGVDRLDYTKGLINRLLAFELLLEKYPQHREKVSLLQISVPSRTDVREYQELKEQIDQLVGRINGRFTTANWSPIRYIFGCVSQEELAAFYRDAAIAFVTPLRDGMNLVAKEFVACQINEPPGVLIVSPFAGAGETMHEALLCNPYELNDTAEVLHRAVSMPEDERSLRMSRLRRREAENDVNTWMRGFLKAMGSLEEDDVGLTNMQPVEIDDFDGYLLSYLGYSHKLALLLDYDGTLAPIAPHPDLATLPAETKNVLQRLSNHSDVYVAIISGRSVENVKKMVGIEGITYAGNHGLEILHPDGSKFVHPMPVECELEVSKLLQALQENVCRDNAWVENKGALLTFHYRETPVEKRPAMIAKAKELIINSGFKPVEANCAIEAKPPVLWNKGRATIYILRTAFGVDWSERIKIIYVGDDLTDEDAMTALKGMAATFRISSSHIIKTAAEYRLPSTDSVLTMLKWIERHFMRRKPRANSLTYKKSKKDAFKLHMSFDAETAAAIASAAAASSAANSEED, encoded by the exons atGGTAGAAGGAGCAAAAGTAGAAATTAATGTGCAAAGTGTTGAGGCTGTCACGAAAAGCAGTCTCATAGTTGTGTCAAATCGATTGCCATTTGTGCTAAAAAGAGATCCGGTTACGAATGATTTGAAACGTAATGcaag TGCTGGAGGTTTGGTTACGGCAGTCGCGCCCGTCGTTATCTCGAGCAAAGGTTTATGGGTTGGTTGGCCTGGCATGCACTTCAAAGAGGGCGAAATCGAGATTCCCGAATCAGATCCCAGTGATAGATCGCCAACGGCTGGTTTGTTGTCGGAACAAACGGTTCCCGTCGAAGTTGAGCCAAATTTGTTCAATAGTTACTACAATGGATGCTGCAACGAAATCTTTTGGCCTTTGTTCCATTCGATGCCGGGTCGTTCGAATTTCACGCAGCAACATTGGAAATCTTACGTCACGGTGAATAAACTTTTTGCGAAACGAACAATTGATGCTCTCGAAATTTGTCACAAGAAAAATACGCATCCCGGTACGCCGATTATCTGGATTCACGATTATCATTTGATGTTGGCTGCTAATTATATTCGTGAAAAGGCAGATGAGAAGAATTTGGAGTGTCAGATTGCGTTTTTCCTGCATATTCCGTTTCCGCCATGGGATATCTTCCGTTTGTGTCCCTGGGGAGAGGAAATTCTGCAag gtatgcTTGCTTGTGATATGGTCGGTTTTCACATCCGTGACTACTGTCTCAACTTTGTGGATTGCTGTCAACGCAACCTTGGTTGTCGTGTCGATCGCAAAAACTTGTTGGTTGAACATGGCGGGCGTTCTGTACGTGTTCGTCCCCTCCCAATTGGCATCCCATACGATCGTTTCGTCGAATTAGCCCGTTCCGCCCGCAAAGTTCTTCATaccgaacaaaaaataattttgggcGTCGATCGTTTGGACTACACAAAAGGTCTCATCAACCGTTTACTCGCTTTTGAGCTCCTTTTGGAAAAATACCCTCAACACCGCGAAAAAGTGAGTCTTTTGCAAATTTCCGTTCCCTCCCGCACCGACGTTCGCGAATATCAAGAACTCAAGGAACAAATCGATCAGCTCGTGGGTCGCATCAACGGACGTTTCACGACAGCAAATTGGTCTCCAATTCGTTACATTTTCGGATGCGTTTCGCAAGAAGAGCTCGCTGCCTTTTATCGTGATGCCGCAATTGCTTTCGTTACGCCGCTGCGTGACGGCATGAATTTAGTGGCGAAGGAATTTGTCGCGTGTCAAATTAACGAACCGCCCGGCGTTTTAATTGTCAGTCCGTTTGCGGGGGCGGGAGAAACGATGCACGAAGCTTTGTTGTGCAATCCGTACGAACTTAATGACACGGCGGAAGTTTTGCATCGCGCCGTTAGCATGCCCGAAGACGAAAGAAGCTTGCGGATGTCGCGGTTGAGAAGACGTGAAGCTGAAAATGATGTCAATACGTGGATGCGGGGATTTTTGAAGGCAATGGGATCGCTGGAGGAAGACGATGTTGGGCTAACGAACATGCAACCCGTGGAAATTGACGATTTCGATGGATATTTGTTGAGTTATTTGGGTTACAGTCACAAACTTGCCTTATTGTTGGATTATGATGGTACCTTGGCACCCATTGCGCCGCATCCAGATCTTGCAACGTTGCCAGCGGAAACGAAAAATGTCCTGCAACGACTTTCGAATCACTCGGATGTGTATGTTGCCATCATTTCCGGCAGAAGTGTTGAAAATGTCAAGAAAAT GGTCGGCATCGAAGGAATCACTTACGCAGGTAACCACGGATTGGAAATTTTACATCCCGATGGCAGCAAATTCGTTCATCCGATGCCAGTTGAGTGCGAATTGGAAGTTAGCAAATTATTGCAAGCGTTACaagaaaat GTATGTCGCGATAACGCATGGGTCGAAAACAAAGGCGCCTTGCTAACATTCCATTATCGTGAAACGCCGGTAGAAAAAAGACCAGCGATGATCGCAAAAGCCAAAGAACTCATCATTAATTCCGGATTCAAACCAGTTGAAGCAAATTGTGCCATCGAAGCAAAACCGCCAGTTTTGTGGAATAaag gtcgcGCCACGATTTATATCCTTCGCACGGCTTTCGGTGTCGATTGGAGTGAACGCATCAAAATTATCTACGTCGGCGACGATTTAACGGATGAGGATGCAAtgacg GCCCTCAAAGGTATGGCTGCGACATTCCGAATCTCCTCATCGCACATCATCAAAACCGCTGCCGAATACCGTTTGCCATCCACAGACTCCGTGCTCACGATGTTAAAATGGATCGAGCGTCATTTCATGCGACGCAAGCCACGTGCCAACTCTCTGACctacaaaaaatccaaaaaagacGCCTTCAAGTTGCACATGTCGTTCGATGCGGAAACTGCGGCGGCGATTGCGTCGGCAGCAGCTGCTTCATCAGCAGCCAACAGCGAAGAAGACTAA